The Candidatus Palauibacter soopunensis sequence GGTCGGCGACGAGGCCCGCGGGACGAGGCTCCGCGAAGGCGACGTCATCCTCAGCATCAACCGCAACGAGGTGCGCTCCGCCGAGGACGCGGGCGAACTCTTCGAGTACTACGCGCGATCCGGCGACGGTTCCGTCCAGCTCTACATCGCGCGCGGGACGGAGATCGGATACCTCCGGCCCTTCCGCGTCCGCTGACCCACCGGCGCACGGCCGGGGCCGGAGCCGCCTCGGCGGGGGCCGGAGCGCCCGGAGATTGGTCCCCGGGACTTTTGCGCGGGGCGGTCATGGGCTAGACTGCGACCTTACGGCGACCGAGGTCGCCCCGGGAGGGCCGCTGGATCCGGACTGCGCGCCTGATGGCGGAACGTCACTACCCACATCCTCTCATCGACCGCTACGCCTCGAGCGAGATGGCGGCGATCTTCTCCCCTCGCATGCAGGCGCTTGTCTGGCGCGACCTGTGGATTGCGCTCGCGGAGGAAGAACGGGCGCTCGGCGTCGAGATTCCGAACGACGCCATCGTCGCGATGCACGCGGCGCGGGAGCAGATCGACCTCGACCGGATCGCCGTCATCGAGCGCGACCTCCGTCACGATGTGATGGCGCACGTGCATCACTTCGGCGAGGTCGCCCCGGAGGCCCGGAAATACATCCACCTCGGCGCGACGAGCGCCTTCGTGGGCGACAACCACGGCCTCATCCAGCATCAGCAGGGTCTCGACATCGTGCGCGACCGGCTGCTGGGGACGATCGAGGACCTCGCGGCCTTCGCCCGCGAGCAGGCCGCCGAGCCGACGCTCGGCTACACGCACCTCCAGCCGGCCCAGCCCACCACCATCGGGAAGCGCGCCTGCCTCTGGCTCCAGGATCTCCTCTTCGACCTCGAGCAGATCGAGGCCGTGCGGGCGGAACTCCGCTTCCGGGGCGCGCGGGGCACGACGGGGACGGAGGCGACGTTCCTCGAGTTGTTCGACGGGGACGGGGAGAAGGTGGACCGGCTCAACGAGCGGCTCGCGGCGCGTTTCGGCTTCGCCGGCACCTATGATGTCATCGGCCAGACGTACCCGCGGAAGGTCGACCACCGGGCGCTCGCGGTGCTCGCCGGCATCGGCGCCTCGACGGCGCGCTTCGGGCACGACATCCGGATCCTGCAGGCGTTCGGCGAGATCGAGGAGCCGTTCGGGAAGCACCAGATCGGCTCGTCGGCGATGCCGTACAAGCGCAACCCGATGCGGAGCGAGCGGATCTGCGCGCTGGCGCGGCACCTCTGCACGCTGGAACTCGACGCGTCGTGGACCGCCTCCGTGCAGTGGTTCGAGCGCACGCTCGACGACTCCGCCAACCGCCGCATCTCGCTCCCCGAAGGCTACCTGTCGGCGGACGCGCTCCTCATCCTGGCGCGCAACGTGAGCGCGGGGCTCGTCGTGCACCCGGCCGTCGTGGCGCGCCGGCTGGGCCGGGCGCTCCCGTTCATGGTCACCGAGGAGATCCTCATCGCGGGCGTGCGGAGGGGCGGCGACCGGCAGGACCTGCACGAACGGGTGCGGGGGCACGCGCTGGCCGCGCGCGAACGGCTCGACGAGGGCGCGGAGGACAACGACTTTTTCGCGCGCATCGCCGACGATGGCGCCTTTGGGCTCGGCATGGAGGATCTCCGCGCGCTCGCCGACCCGCACCGGCTCGTCGGCCGCTCCGCCCGCCAGGT is a genomic window containing:
- the purB gene encoding adenylosuccinate lyase, which gives rise to MAERHYPHPLIDRYASSEMAAIFSPRMQALVWRDLWIALAEEERALGVEIPNDAIVAMHAAREQIDLDRIAVIERDLRHDVMAHVHHFGEVAPEARKYIHLGATSAFVGDNHGLIQHQQGLDIVRDRLLGTIEDLAAFAREQAAEPTLGYTHLQPAQPTTIGKRACLWLQDLLFDLEQIEAVRAELRFRGARGTTGTEATFLELFDGDGEKVDRLNERLAARFGFAGTYDVIGQTYPRKVDHRALAVLAGIGASTARFGHDIRILQAFGEIEEPFGKHQIGSSAMPYKRNPMRSERICALARHLCTLELDASWTASVQWFERTLDDSANRRISLPEGYLSADALLILARNVSAGLVVHPAVVARRLGRALPFMVTEEILIAGVRRGGDRQDLHERVRGHALAARERLDEGAEDNDFFARIADDGAFGLGMEDLRALADPHRLVGRSARQVERFLTTRIDPLFEAADAPRPAEEVRV